Proteins from one Pristis pectinata isolate sPriPec2 chromosome 34, sPriPec2.1.pri, whole genome shotgun sequence genomic window:
- the LOC127586089 gene encoding histone H2A-like produces MSGRGKTGGKGRAKSKTRSSRAGLQFPVGRIHRLLRKGHYAERVGAGAPVYLAAVLEYLTAEILELAGNAARDNKKTRIIPRHLQLAIRNDEELNKLLGGVTIAQGGVLPNIQAVLLPKKTGHPSKVYT; encoded by the coding sequence ATGTCTGGACGAGGTAAAACCGGAGGGAAAGGACGTGCCAAGTCCAAGACCCGGTCTTCCCGGGCTGGTTTGCAGTTCCCAGTTGGTCGAATCCACCGGCTTTTACGGAAGGGTCACTATGCCGAGCGGGTTGGTGCTGGTGCTCCGGTCTATCTGGCGGCCGTGCTCGAGTACCTGACGGCCGAGATCCTAGAGCTGGCGGGCAACGCGGCCCGCGACAACAAGAAGACCAGGATTATCCCCCGCCACCTGCAGCTCGCTATCCGCAACGATGAGGAGCTCAACAAACTGCTGGGTGGGGTCACCATCGCCCAGGGCGGCGTCCTGCCCAACATCCAGGCTGTGCTGCTGCCCAAGAAAACAGGCCACCCCAGCAAAGTTTATACTTAA